The sequence below is a genomic window from Leptotrichia trevisanii DSM 22070.
ATTAAAATCTGGAGTAGATATTGTCGTTGGAACGCCGGGACGTGTTATGGACTTAATGAGAAAAAAAGTCCTAAAAGTTGATAATTTAGACTATTTTGTCCTAGATGAAGCTGATGAAATGCTAAATATGGGATTTCTGGAAGATATTGAAGCAATTCTAGAAAAAACTAACGATGGAAAAAAAATGTTATTCTTTTCAGCAACAATCCCTAAAGCAATTATGGCTATTGCCAAAAGATTTATGCCGGAACATAAATTATTAAGAGTTGAGAAAAAAGAACTTACTACTAATTTAACTGAACAAATTTATTACGAAGTAAAACAGGAAGATAAGTTTGAAGCTCTATGTAGAGTTCTTGACTATGAACAGGACTTTTACGGAATCGTATTCTGCCGTACAAAATCAGAAGTTGACGATGTTACAAATAAATTAAAGGCAAGAAACTACGATGCAGAATGTATTCACGGTGATATTACTCAGGCTCTTAGACAAAAGGCTCTAGACTTATTCAAGAAAAAAATATTGACAATATTAGTTGCAACAGATGTCGCTGCACGTGGAATTGATGTAAGTAACCTGACACACGTTATTAACTACTCCATCCCTCAGGAAGCCGAATCATACGTTCATAGAATCGGTAGAACTGGGCGTGCTGGACAAAAAGGGATTGCAATAACATTTGTAACACCGAGAGAAGCTAGCAAATTAGCACAAATTAAACGTATCACAAAAACTGATATAAAGAGGGAAAATATTCCAAACGTCGAAGAAATTCTTGAAGCAAAAAAAGAAGCATTAATTGCTTATGTGGATGAAATTATTAAGGAAAGTGATTTTGACGCTTATGAAGAGCTGGCTGAAAAATTAATGGATGGAAGAGATGCAAAACAGGTTCTTGCTTCTGTATTAAGACATGTTTACGAAGATGAATTTTTACCCGACAATTACAGTGAAATTCAAGATGTAAAAGTTAAAATTGATGACAAAACAAGATTATTTATTGCACTTGGAAGTAAAGATGGATACAACGTGGGAAGATTGCTTGATTTGTTAAACAAAAAGGCAAAAACACCAGGAAGAAAAGTAAAAGATGTCAAAATTATGGACAAATACTCTTTCATAACAGTACCATTACAAGAAGCCCAATTCATAATGCGAGCCTTAAATTCTAAAAAAGACTCAAAGCCGCTTGTTGAAGAAGCTACTGGAAACAGAAACAGTGGAGAAAAATCTGGTAAAAAATCAGATAGAAGAAGAGATAGAAAAGGAAGAAAAAAATCTTCTGATAAAAAATCATCAAAAGGCAAGAAAGACAGTAAAAAAGACAAAAAAACAAGAAAAGTAAAAAAATAATTAAATTATTTAAACAAAAAAACTCGGAAAATAATATTTATCTTCTGAGTTTTTTATTTTATTATTTTAAATATTTTCTACTATTTCCCATTTAAATAGTAGAAGTCAGAAAATTTATGAGATAAAACTTTTTTTACAAGATTATGCTATTATACAA
It includes:
- a CDS encoding DEAD/DEAH box helicase, with translation MQRFEDFGLSTEMLNALSKKGFEEPSEIQKLVIPELLKERTHLIGQAQTGTGKTAAFGIPILETIEADKTVRALVLAPTRELANQVADEIYSLKGTKDLKVLAVYGGASIENQIKKLKSGVDIVVGTPGRVMDLMRKKVLKVDNLDYFVLDEADEMLNMGFLEDIEAILEKTNDGKKMLFFSATIPKAIMAIAKRFMPEHKLLRVEKKELTTNLTEQIYYEVKQEDKFEALCRVLDYEQDFYGIVFCRTKSEVDDVTNKLKARNYDAECIHGDITQALRQKALDLFKKKILTILVATDVAARGIDVSNLTHVINYSIPQEAESYVHRIGRTGRAGQKGIAITFVTPREASKLAQIKRITKTDIKRENIPNVEEILEAKKEALIAYVDEIIKESDFDAYEELAEKLMDGRDAKQVLASVLRHVYEDEFLPDNYSEIQDVKVKIDDKTRLFIALGSKDGYNVGRLLDLLNKKAKTPGRKVKDVKIMDKYSFITVPLQEAQFIMRALNSKKDSKPLVEEATGNRNSGEKSGKKSDRRRDRKGRKKSSDKKSSKGKKDSKKDKKTRKVKK